In Apium graveolens cultivar Ventura unplaced genomic scaffold, ASM990537v1 ctg3291, whole genome shotgun sequence, one genomic interval encodes:
- the LOC141701071 gene encoding serine carboxypeptidase 1-like — MTKIAHLISLSLLCFVASVQCYGANGNNPLEKLIKAQKSKRISTFRDEVLNLEYSPVYIGSQDGLKEADKLDSLPGQPDGATFDQYSGYVTVDPVAGRALFYYLAQSENSSSQPLVLWLNGGPGCSSFGNGAMMELGPFRVNSDGKTLSQNKYAWNNEANMLFLESPAGVGFSYSNTTSDYVTGDTKTAEDAYTFLINWLARFPEYQTRDFFITGESYAGHYIPQLAQLILQNNKITNQTIINLKGIAIGNPYIDEETQFKGTIDYYWSHALLSDEVYEGIILNCNFSANANISEACETSLDQANVGDIFPYDIYAPLCGSSTDSPSISGFDPCTDNYIYTYLNTQQVQTSLHVTVPPKTWESCSGVIDYTEAPSTVLPVIKELMNSGISVWLYSGDTDGVVSVTTTRYAIDYLQTTVKTQWYPWYTQAEVGGYAVGYENLTFVTVRGSGHFVPSYQPSRALALFSSFLAGELPPSNEN; from the exons ATGACAAAGATTGCACATCTTATATCACTTTCTTTGCTATGCTTTGTGGCTTCTGTACAATGTTATGGTGCAAATGGAAATAACCCTCTTGAAAAGCTTATCAAAGCTCAGAAGTCGAAAAGGATATCTACCTTTCGTGATGAGGTTCTAAATCTCGAGTATTCACCTGTGTATATTGGATCTCAAGATGGATTGAAGGAAGCTGACAAGTTAGATTCATTGCCAGGGCAACCTGATGGAGCAACTTTTGATCAATACTCCGGATATGTCACAGTTGATCCGGTTGCTGGAAGAGCACTTTTCTACTATCTTGCGCAGTCTGAAAATTCTTCTAGCCAGCCTTTAGTTCTATGGCTAAATGGAG GACCTGGCTGTTCTTCCTTTGGGAATGGAGCGATGATGGAACTTGGTCCATTTAGAGTCAATAGTGATGGCAAAACTTTATCCCAGAACAAGTATGCTTGGAACAATG AAGCAAACATGTTATTCTTGGAGTCCCCAGCTGGTGTTGGATTTTCATACTCCAACACAACATCAGATTATGTAACTGGAGATACAAAAACTGCAGAAGATGCTTatacatttttaataaattggcTAGCAAGGTTTCCCGAATACCAAACCCGAGATTTCTTCATTACTGGAGAGAGTTATGCAGGACACTATATTCCTCAATTAGCTCAACTAATTCTGCAGAACAACAAAATCACCAATCAAACTATTATTAACCTAAAAGGAATTGCT ATTGGTAACCCATACATAGACGAGGAAACTCAATTTAAAGGAACAATAGATTACTACTGGTCACATGCTTTACTATCTGATGAAGTTTATGAGGGCATCATCCTAAACTGCAACTTTTCAGCAAATGCAAATATTTCAGAAGCATGTGAAACTTCCCTTGATCAAGCAAATGTTGGCGATATCTTTCCCTACGATATATATGCTCCCTTGTGCGGTTCCTCAACTGATTCACCGTCG ATATCAGGATTTGATCCATGCACGGATAATTATATCTACACCTACTTGAACACTCAGCAAGTTCAGACATCACTTCATGTCACTGTTCCTCCAAAGACATGGGAATCTTGCAG TGGTGTAATTGATTATACGGAAGCCCCATCAACAGTCTTGCCAGTTATCAAGGAACTTATGAACAGTGGCATCAGTGTCTGGCTATA CAGCGGGGACACGGATGGCGTAGTGTCAGTGACAACAACAAGATATGCCATAGACTATCTTCAAACTACAGTCAAAACACAATGGTACCCCTGGTACACTCAGGCTGAG GTGGGAGGATATGCAGTTGGATACGAAAATTTGACATTTGTGACTGTAAGGGGATCCGGACATTTTGTTCCAAGTTATCAGCCTTCTCGTGCACTTGCTTTGTTCTCTTCCTTTTTGGCTGGAGAGCTTCCTCCGTCTAATGAGAACTGA